The following are encoded together in the Proteiniphilum saccharofermentans genome:
- a CDS encoding DUF4998 domain-containing protein, with product MKQKKYLSIILISLLMVLACSEMNDKHDFYLQEGEIIYIGRVDSARVLPGENRFLLRYWITDMRAKELIIYWNQMEDSLIVPIPAHQSTDSIDVLIGDKENIIPEGNYTFQLVSSDGDNLRSIVFERLGNVYGQQFSSTLSNRFIRSVDYDSDKQEVTINWGEPSSSREIGVEMTYFTGEEKNMVQYTNEEIGSKIVLNDVNVERGVSYRTMFLPEPIAIDTFFTASVPLTILQNVALHKPVKTSSNLNDSYDGSKAVDGIISTASRWITIAGEGLEHWIEVDLGKEYSLYSFKVHKHLYNEFLLPNFTFQVQKDGEWVDVSKVENYLGEIYELVFPKEVVTDKVRLFVPIYPNNMVRLMELYVYVKY from the coding sequence ATGAAACAGAAAAAATATTTATCAATCATACTTATTTCTCTACTTATGGTTCTTGCCTGTTCTGAAATGAATGATAAGCATGACTTTTATTTGCAGGAAGGTGAAATTATTTATATCGGAAGAGTTGATTCCGCAAGAGTCTTACCCGGTGAAAATAGGTTTCTTTTACGTTACTGGATCACGGATATGCGGGCAAAAGAGTTGATTATTTATTGGAATCAAATGGAAGATTCTCTTATTGTGCCGATTCCTGCTCATCAATCAACTGATTCTATAGATGTGCTAATAGGTGATAAAGAGAATATTATACCCGAAGGTAACTATACATTTCAGTTAGTGTCAAGCGATGGGGACAATTTAAGATCAATCGTCTTTGAGCGGTTAGGAAATGTGTATGGCCAGCAATTTTCCTCAACATTGAGCAATCGGTTTATAAGAAGTGTCGATTATGATTCCGATAAGCAGGAAGTGACTATAAATTGGGGAGAGCCTTCTTCTTCCAGAGAGATTGGAGTCGAGATGACCTACTTCACAGGAGAAGAAAAGAATATGGTTCAGTATACAAATGAGGAGATAGGCTCGAAAATTGTATTGAATGACGTGAACGTGGAAAGAGGCGTCTCTTACAGGACAATGTTTTTGCCTGAACCTATAGCTATCGATACTTTTTTTACTGCTTCTGTGCCATTGACAATCCTACAAAATGTAGCTTTACATAAACCTGTAAAAACCAGTAGCAATTTGAATGATAGTTATGATGGAAGCAAAGCTGTGGATGGTATAATTTCAACGGCTTCCAGGTGGATTACCATTGCGGGTGAGGGATTGGAGCATTGGATTGAAGTTGACCTGGGTAAAGAGTATAGTCTATATTCTTTCAAAGTGCATAAACATTTATACAATGAGTTTCTACTTCCCAATTTTACATTTCAGGTACAAAAAGATGGAGAATGGGTTGATGTTTCGAAAGTGGAAAACTACTTGGGTGAAATATATGAACTGGTTTTTCCTAAAGAGGTTGTAACCGATAAGGTGAGGCTTTTCGTTCCGATATATCCGAATAATATGGTGCGACTGATGGAACTTTATGTGTATGTAAAATATTAA
- a CDS encoding DUF5000 domain-containing lipoprotein has translation MIKNSINFNESSLQKERVSALVKLLLLLWLVCSVFLTSCEEEYIGQYPVDNIPPQKVSNPVVTNLKGGATIKYDLPGDKDLLYVKAQYTLPNGEQKEKLASAFVNELTIKGFAKSAKTTVRLITIDRSQNESAPVEVEIEPLSSPIFDIYESLSVVAAFGGIKLTWDNPEKESVVIGILYKNEENSFVSIENFYTSVDKGIGAIRGLKSEETEFGIFIRDIYSNYTDTLYMTLTPWHESELDKKLWRGMTLCPSFTLSQWGGPITKLWDGQTIVDNTDVYYLNTTSIRIFFTMDLGVSTKLSRFKFWGRNNWYFNLHHPKEIEIWGTDDPAVANGDPCSWDGWELLMSCTSEKPSGPEAMAFANLTSEDLALARGGEEFEFPLEVPSVRYIRFRTLRSWTDSNSSFIGELTFWGQIND, from the coding sequence ATGATAAAGAACAGTATAAATTTTAACGAATCTTCCTTACAAAAGGAACGAGTCTCTGCCCTGGTTAAGTTATTACTTTTATTATGGTTGGTATGTTCGGTCTTTCTTACTTCCTGCGAGGAAGAATATATCGGGCAGTATCCGGTAGATAATATACCTCCCCAAAAGGTTTCTAATCCGGTTGTCACAAATCTGAAAGGAGGAGCTACCATTAAGTATGATTTGCCTGGTGATAAAGATTTACTCTATGTGAAAGCGCAGTATACACTCCCTAACGGTGAACAGAAAGAGAAGTTAGCGTCTGCATTCGTCAATGAGTTGACAATTAAAGGATTTGCAAAATCTGCGAAAACAACTGTGCGTTTGATCACGATTGACAGGAGCCAAAATGAATCCGCCCCTGTTGAAGTGGAAATCGAACCGTTGAGCTCCCCTATTTTTGATATTTATGAAAGTCTTTCGGTTGTGGCCGCTTTTGGAGGAATTAAGCTTACCTGGGATAATCCCGAAAAGGAAAGCGTCGTAATAGGCATTCTTTATAAAAATGAAGAGAATTCTTTTGTATCAATAGAGAATTTCTATACGTCTGTGGACAAAGGAATTGGAGCTATACGCGGTTTGAAAAGTGAAGAGACAGAGTTTGGCATTTTTATCAGGGATATTTATAGTAATTATACAGATACCCTTTATATGACGCTCACCCCATGGCATGAATCGGAACTGGATAAAAAGTTGTGGAGAGGAATGACGCTGTGTCCTTCGTTTACACTTTCGCAGTGGGGAGGACCAATTACTAAATTGTGGGATGGTCAAACTATTGTAGATAATACAGATGTCTATTATTTAAATACTACTTCTATTAGAATATTTTTCACGATGGATTTAGGCGTCAGCACTAAATTATCGAGGTTTAAATTCTGGGGAAGAAATAACTGGTATTTTAACCTGCATCATCCTAAGGAGATTGAAATATGGGGAACCGATGATCCTGCTGTGGCCAATGGTGATCCCTGCTCATGGGATGGATGGGAACTATTGATGAGCTGTACATCAGAGAAACCATCAGGCCCGGAAGCAATGGCTTTTGCCAATTTGACCAGTGAAGATCTGGCTTTGGCCAGAGGCGGGGAAGAGTTTGAATTTCCACTGGAAGTTCCCTCGGTACGGTATATCCGGTTCCGGACTCTTCGTAGCTGGACCGATTCCAATAGTTCATTTATTGGCGAATTGACATTCTGGGGACAGATTAACGATTGA
- a CDS encoding MFS transporter yields the protein MRNGNKKTQLSLMMFFQFFIQGSWYVTMGTYLGQTLHFTGVQIGLAYSTAAIAAIISPVIVGMIADRFFSANRVLAFLNIVGAMLLVWLTQINDFSLFFPVLLLYSICFMPTMSLCNSISFDNLLEPSKEFSRIRLFGSFGWIVSGILISSMNLETLSTPFLIAAGISFLAGLYAFILPYKAPEKRAEKVTVGQILGFDAFKLTKDRSFLVLLVFSALTCIPLAFYDSFTNLFIVNVGINNAAAAMSMGQVAEVIFLFAFPLIFLKLRYKGSIVAAIVAWVLMYGFFALGAHTGQTGFIYAVLPLHGFCFTFFFVSGQLFVDEKAPSSLRNSAQGLIAFATYGVGKYLGTLVAGNVVHQYTTAQGAYNWVSVWIVPFIMAVVILVGFVALFRENSKSKSV from the coding sequence ATGAGAAACGGAAACAAGAAAACACAATTATCCCTGATGATGTTCTTTCAGTTCTTTATTCAGGGGTCATGGTATGTAACCATGGGTACTTATTTGGGACAAACACTTCATTTTACGGGAGTTCAGATCGGATTGGCATATAGTACCGCTGCCATAGCAGCCATTATATCCCCTGTAATCGTGGGGATGATTGCTGACCGGTTCTTCTCCGCCAACAGGGTCCTGGCATTTTTAAATATAGTAGGAGCAATGTTATTGGTCTGGTTGACCCAAATTAATGACTTTTCATTGTTTTTCCCTGTACTGTTGTTGTATAGCATCTGTTTCATGCCTACTATGTCGCTGTGCAATTCCATCTCTTTTGACAACCTGCTTGAACCGTCGAAAGAATTCTCCCGTATCCGGTTGTTCGGATCGTTCGGATGGATTGTTTCCGGAATACTGATCAGTTCGATGAACCTGGAAACGTTGTCGACCCCTTTCCTTATCGCCGCCGGTATATCTTTTCTGGCCGGTTTGTATGCTTTCATACTGCCATACAAGGCACCTGAAAAACGTGCTGAAAAGGTGACTGTGGGGCAGATACTCGGCTTCGATGCCTTTAAACTTACCAAAGACCGGTCGTTTCTGGTACTGTTGGTATTCTCGGCCCTGACCTGTATTCCACTTGCTTTCTATGATTCCTTTACCAATCTTTTCATAGTCAACGTAGGGATCAATAATGCCGCTGCTGCCATGAGTATGGGGCAGGTTGCCGAAGTGATCTTCCTCTTTGCTTTCCCTCTTATCTTCCTTAAGTTGCGTTACAAGGGAAGTATTGTTGCCGCTATTGTCGCGTGGGTGCTGATGTATGGATTTTTTGCCCTTGGAGCGCATACGGGGCAAACCGGATTCATTTATGCGGTGTTACCGCTTCACGGGTTCTGTTTTACCTTCTTCTTTGTTTCCGGGCAACTGTTTGTAGACGAAAAAGCGCCTTCGTCATTGCGGAATTCGGCACAGGGACTGATCGCCTTTGCCACTTATGGAGTGGGGAAATATCTTGGAACACTGGTTGCGGGAAATGTAGTCCATCAATATACTACTGCCCAGGGTGCATATAATTGGGTCTCTGTCTGGATCGTACCCTTTATTATGGCTGTTGTCATCCTGGTCGGGTTTGTTGCGCTGTTCAGAGAAAACAGTAAGAGTAAATCTGTATAA
- a CDS encoding RagB/SusD family nutrient uptake outer membrane protein: MKELKKLIIAISLFTFAFACEDYLDVIPDNVPTIDHAFLDRTSAEKYLATCYTYLPNLATPAGDPAILGSDEWWAIEDQTYNGTTTNYAGLKLKKGELNSNDPLFNFWDGLNGGRACYRAIRDCNVFLENIHKVGNDLSQEEAKRWIAEVKFLKAYYHYYLMRMYGPVPIIKENISISAGIEEVRVYRDPFDEGIEYIISLLDEAAPDLPIQIMNVSAELGRITRSIALSLKAEILVMAASPLFNGNPDYRSFKDSRGVALFSQEYSRDKWVKAADACKDAIDACLLGGHDLYEFTKQTNISDSTKRLMSLRHVVTDKWNKEIIWTAAKLSMYDYQRGTTPFFFMEQAQWTPTNPFMCPTLRMAELFYTKNGVPIEEDIQFEYGNRFQTEPAPVDHRYYIQSGYETAKLNIGRETRFYANLAFDGAIWFGNGRFRDVGDGSANEQSWVIRTKKGEPQGKASNLRYSLSGYWVRKTSHFESVSTSSSSVVVVRSTFPIIRLADLYLLYAEALNESLDSPTEEVYHYIDLVRERAALKGVVESWQNYSRYPSKPSTKEAMREIIQHERMIELAFEGKRFWDIRRWKTAHVWLNQPIRGLNPEGETPVEHNTVRVLYTPEFSTKDYLFPIRQHNLRVNTNLEQNPYWK, encoded by the coding sequence ATGAAAGAATTAAAAAAACTTATTATAGCAATATCTCTCTTTACGTTCGCTTTTGCATGTGAAGATTATTTAGATGTAATTCCGGATAACGTACCGACAATTGATCATGCATTTTTGGATAGGACCAGTGCTGAGAAATATTTGGCAACCTGTTATACTTATCTTCCGAATTTAGCTACACCTGCCGGTGATCCGGCCATATTGGGTAGTGATGAATGGTGGGCTATTGAAGACCAGACTTATAATGGTACTACTACAAATTATGCCGGATTGAAATTAAAAAAAGGGGAGTTGAACTCGAATGACCCGTTATTCAATTTCTGGGATGGCCTTAATGGTGGTAGAGCCTGCTACAGGGCAATACGTGATTGTAATGTATTCCTGGAAAATATCCATAAAGTGGGTAACGATCTTAGTCAGGAGGAAGCAAAACGATGGATTGCAGAGGTGAAGTTTTTGAAGGCCTATTATCATTATTATTTAATGCGGATGTATGGCCCTGTTCCAATTATCAAGGAAAATATATCTATCTCGGCAGGAATCGAAGAAGTGCGGGTTTATAGGGATCCTTTTGATGAAGGGATAGAATACATCATCAGTTTATTGGATGAAGCAGCTCCCGATTTACCGATACAGATTATGAATGTCAGCGCCGAATTGGGGAGGATTACTCGGTCTATCGCTTTGTCGTTGAAAGCGGAAATTCTGGTAATGGCAGCAAGTCCTTTGTTCAATGGAAATCCCGATTACAGATCTTTTAAGGATAGTAGGGGAGTAGCTCTTTTTTCCCAGGAATACAGCCGTGATAAATGGGTGAAGGCCGCCGATGCTTGTAAGGATGCCATTGATGCTTGTCTATTGGGTGGGCATGATCTATATGAGTTTACCAAACAGACGAACATATCCGATTCTACAAAACGATTGATGTCGCTCCGGCATGTAGTGACAGATAAGTGGAATAAGGAAATTATTTGGACAGCCGCTAAATTGAGTATGTATGATTATCAGAGAGGCACTACCCCGTTTTTCTTTATGGAGCAAGCTCAGTGGACACCGACAAATCCATTTATGTGCCCGACTTTGAGGATGGCCGAACTCTTTTATACAAAAAATGGGGTGCCGATAGAAGAGGATATTCAATTTGAGTATGGTAATAGGTTTCAGACCGAACCAGCTCCGGTAGATCATAGATACTATATCCAGTCTGGTTACGAAACGGCGAAACTCAATATCGGAAGAGAGACGCGTTTTTACGCCAACCTGGCGTTTGATGGAGCGATCTGGTTTGGAAACGGACGTTTTAGAGATGTAGGGGATGGCTCAGCTAATGAACAATCCTGGGTAATCCGTACGAAGAAAGGTGAACCACAGGGAAAAGCATCCAATTTAAGGTATTCTCTTTCAGGGTATTGGGTAAGGAAAACCAGCCATTTCGAAAGTGTAAGTACTTCCTCCTCTTCTGTGGTTGTTGTACGTTCTACTTTTCCAATTATCCGTTTGGCGGACTTATACTTGTTGTATGCCGAGGCATTGAATGAATCTTTAGACAGCCCTACCGAAGAGGTGTACCATTATATTGACCTTGTGCGTGAAAGAGCCGCTCTAAAGGGGGTTGTTGAGAGTTGGCAAAACTATTCAAGATATCCATCCAAACCGTCTACGAAAGAAGCAATGAGGGAGATTATACAACATGAAAGGATGATAGAATTGGCATTTGAGGGGAAACGGTTTTGGGATATTCGCAGGTGGAAGACGGCCCATGTGTGGTTAAACCAACCGATAAGGGGGTTGAATCCGGAAGGAGAGACTCCTGTAGAACACAATACCGTGAGGGTGCTTTATACCCCGGAATTTTCGACAAAAGATTATCTTTTTCCTATAAGGCAACACAATCTCAGAGTCAATACCAATTTGGAGCAGAATCCCTATTGGAAATAA
- a CDS encoding TonB-dependent receptor, giving the protein MMSVFFAVIAPVTGQNTKNNNLSLNVQNQPLSEVFQQISVLTGYKFFYDQEIVDKVPNVTLNVRNGTIEDILDRITARTNLYFQRTNNTISVVYEISEKDNFPNKKELDGKTFQVTGVVLDENEIPLPGVTITIVGSTKGVITDIDGVYSIEVAPTDELEFSFVGLETQRIKVGNNKTLIVILKEKVDELEEVTIVAFGKQKKESVLSSISTVKPGDLKIPSSNLTTALAGKISGLISYQRSGEPGEDDASFFVRGVTSFSYARGPLILIDGVEMSSSDLARLQPDDIASFSIMKDAAATALYGARGANGVILVTTKEGREGKAQISFRYETSLSRPTSKVDLADPVTYMILNNEAVTARNPLQAVPYSYEKIDNTRAGVNPYVYPANDWYGMLFKDQTVNHRANFNVSGGGNIARYYIAGTFNQDNGILNVDRNNNFNNNIDLKRYLLRSNININITPTTETIVRLHGTFDDYSGPIDGGTALYQKVMRSDPVLFPAYFAPDEQFKHVTHTLFGNYDQGQYINPYADMVKGYKDYAKSLILAQFELKQDLGFITQGLNLRGLFNTNRYSYFDVNRFYSPFWYSISSYDKRADTYMLTRLNPQDGTEWLSYNEGPKEITSTTYMEAAINYDRTFNSHSISGLLVGTMRNTIKPNASTLTLSLPSRNLGLSGRFTYSYDSRYFTEFNFGYNGSERFSKNERFGFFPSIGAAWIVSNEGFWEGDIRKIIHNLKLKATYGLSGNDAIGDITDRFFYLSEVNLNDEGRSFTWGENFDYTVNGVATSRYANDKITWEISKKLNTGIEFGLFDKLDIQVDYYTEHRTNILMDRANIPTTMGLQATPRTNVGEAKGRGIDFSADYQYSISKDFWITGRANFTYATAKYEVYEDVDNSLTPWLSRIGQPISQTWGYVAERLFVDDYEVANSPVQTFGEYMGGDIKYRDINKDGQINSLDRVPIGYPTQPEIIYGFGISTGFKNFDLSCFFQGLARESFWIDAYATAPFIDTDGNSAIISKNALLKVYADQHFSENNPNIYALWPRLADRHISNNTQTSTWFMRDGSFLRLKSLEFGYTLPKEFVGRAGVKNLRFYFSGTNLLTFSKFKLWDPEMAGNGLGYPIQKVFNFGLQVSF; this is encoded by the coding sequence ATGATGAGTGTGTTTTTTGCTGTAATTGCCCCTGTTACCGGACAGAACACGAAAAACAATAACCTTTCGCTCAATGTGCAAAACCAACCTCTCAGTGAGGTGTTTCAGCAAATTAGTGTATTAACGGGTTACAAGTTCTTTTACGATCAAGAAATTGTGGACAAAGTACCCAATGTTACGTTGAACGTACGAAATGGTACAATTGAGGATATTCTGGATAGAATAACAGCCCGAACAAACCTCTATTTTCAACGGACAAATAATACTATTTCTGTTGTGTACGAAATATCCGAAAAAGATAATTTTCCTAATAAAAAGGAGTTAGATGGGAAAACGTTTCAAGTTACAGGGGTAGTATTGGATGAAAATGAGATCCCTTTACCTGGCGTTACTATTACAATCGTTGGTTCTACCAAAGGAGTCATCACGGATATCGATGGGGTTTATTCTATTGAAGTGGCCCCAACTGATGAATTGGAGTTCTCATTTGTAGGATTAGAAACACAAAGAATTAAAGTTGGAAACAACAAAACATTAATTGTCATTCTAAAAGAAAAGGTAGATGAATTAGAAGAGGTAACCATAGTTGCTTTCGGTAAGCAGAAAAAAGAAAGTGTATTATCTTCTATTTCTACAGTAAAGCCTGGTGATTTAAAAATACCAAGTAGTAATCTTACTACAGCTTTGGCGGGAAAGATATCAGGATTGATCTCTTATCAGAGAAGTGGGGAGCCCGGTGAGGATGACGCAAGTTTTTTTGTGAGAGGGGTCACCTCATTTTCTTATGCCCGGGGTCCGCTTATTCTTATTGATGGCGTTGAAATGTCTTCTTCCGATTTAGCACGTCTACAACCCGATGATATTGCCAGTTTTTCCATCATGAAGGATGCAGCGGCAACTGCTTTATATGGTGCGCGGGGAGCTAATGGAGTCATTTTGGTTACTACAAAAGAAGGCCGGGAAGGAAAAGCCCAGATTTCATTCCGTTATGAAACATCTCTTTCCAGACCGACATCAAAAGTGGATCTTGCTGATCCGGTTACTTATATGATATTGAACAACGAGGCTGTTACAGCAAGAAATCCTTTGCAGGCAGTTCCTTATTCGTATGAAAAAATTGATAATACGAGAGCTGGGGTCAACCCATATGTTTATCCTGCAAACGATTGGTATGGTATGCTATTTAAGGATCAGACGGTTAATCATCGAGCCAATTTTAATGTAAGCGGAGGAGGGAATATTGCCAGATACTACATAGCGGGAACTTTTAATCAGGATAATGGTATTTTAAATGTAGACAGAAACAACAATTTCAATAATAATATCGACTTAAAAAGATATCTCTTAAGATCCAATATTAACATTAATATAACGCCTACTACAGAGACTATTGTGAGGCTACATGGTACTTTTGACGATTATTCCGGACCGATTGACGGAGGAACGGCTTTATATCAAAAAGTGATGAGATCCGATCCGGTTCTTTTTCCTGCTTATTTTGCGCCGGATGAACAATTCAAGCATGTTACACATACCCTTTTCGGCAATTATGATCAAGGACAGTATATTAATCCTTATGCCGATATGGTGAAAGGGTATAAAGACTATGCAAAATCATTGATACTTGCACAATTTGAATTGAAGCAAGACCTTGGTTTTATTACCCAGGGATTAAATTTGCGTGGACTTTTTAATACAAACAGGTACTCTTATTTTGACGTTAACCGGTTTTATAGCCCTTTTTGGTACTCCATATCCAGCTATGATAAACGTGCCGATACTTATATGTTGACACGATTAAATCCACAGGACGGGACAGAGTGGCTAAGTTATAACGAGGGTCCCAAAGAGATTACATCCACTACTTATATGGAAGCGGCTATTAATTATGACAGAACATTCAATAGCCATTCTATAAGTGGTTTACTGGTCGGAACTATGCGAAATACAATCAAACCCAATGCTTCCACCTTAACTTTATCGCTCCCTTCCAGAAATCTGGGGTTATCGGGAAGGTTTACTTATTCTTATGATAGCCGTTATTTTACTGAATTTAATTTTGGATATAACGGATCGGAGAGGTTCTCAAAAAACGAGCGATTCGGATTCTTTCCTTCTATAGGAGCAGCATGGATTGTTTCTAACGAAGGATTCTGGGAAGGAGATATCCGTAAAATTATTCATAACCTTAAGCTGAAAGCTACTTATGGTCTGTCAGGCAACGACGCAATAGGGGACATAACTGATCGTTTTTTCTATTTGTCCGAAGTAAATTTGAATGATGAAGGAAGAAGCTTCACTTGGGGTGAAAATTTCGATTATACAGTGAATGGAGTGGCCACATCTCGATATGCAAATGATAAGATTACCTGGGAAATATCAAAGAAATTGAATACAGGGATTGAGTTTGGTTTATTTGATAAGTTAGATATTCAGGTTGATTATTACACTGAACATAGAACAAATATCCTAATGGACAGGGCGAATATTCCCACTACCATGGGTTTGCAAGCAACACCCCGGACAAACGTAGGTGAAGCCAAGGGAAGAGGGATCGATTTTTCTGCCGATTATCAATATTCTATCAGTAAAGATTTTTGGATTACCGGACGTGCTAATTTTACCTATGCAACGGCAAAATACGAAGTATATGAAGATGTGGATAATTCATTGACCCCCTGGCTTTCCAGAATAGGGCAACCGATATCACAAACATGGGGGTATGTAGCTGAACGGTTATTTGTAGATGATTATGAAGTAGCCAATTCTCCTGTTCAGACTTTTGGAGAATATATGGGAGGAGATATCAAGTATAGAGATATTAATAAAGATGGACAAATTAATTCATTGGACAGGGTTCCTATCGGTTATCCTACGCAACCTGAAATAATTTATGGATTTGGGATTTCCACTGGATTCAAGAATTTTGACTTGTCCTGTTTCTTTCAAGGATTGGCAAGAGAATCGTTCTGGATAGATGCTTATGCCACAGCTCCCTTTATTGATACTGATGGGAATTCGGCAATTATTTCAAAAAATGCTTTATTAAAAGTGTATGCAGATCAACATTTTTCTGAAAATAATCCTAACATATATGCATTGTGGCCTCGATTAGCCGACAGGCATATTTCCAATAATACACAGACCAGTACGTGGTTTATGCGGGATGGTTCTTTCCTAAGGTTAAAGTCGCTTGAGTTTGGGTATACTTTACCAAAAGAATTTGTTGGGCGGGCCGGTGTGAAGAATCTACGTTTTTATTTTTCAGGCACCAATTTACTTACTTTCAGCAAATTCAAGCTTTGGGATCCTGAGATGGCAGGTAATGGGCTGGGCTATCCAATTCAGAAAGTGTTTAATTTTGGTCTTCAGGTTTCATTTTAA
- a CDS encoding FAD-dependent oxidoreductase yields MRKYGVILLFAMVANVIIAQSPSLLVEAENFSKKGGWVVDQQFMDLMGSPYLMAHGMGMPVADAEISVEFPSTGKYDVYVRTFNWTSPWYEGEGPGKFQLRLNGEKVGSVLGCTGNEWYWQKAGKVDIRKKENVITLQDLTGFNGRVDAIYFTQDNISPPNELTTLGHFRKQMLDIPEEPQQAGEFDLVVVGGGVAGTTAAISAARLGLKVALIQDRPVLGGNNSSEVRVHLGGRIKVEPYPALGDVVKEIGPSRGGNAQPADYYEDEKKMQMVLAEENISLFTNYRAFAVKTEGSSITEVYARHIETSEELSFTAPLFADCTGDGTIGFLAGADYAMGRESRDEFGEPTAPETPDKMTMGSSVQWYSAEEKQPVDFPVFQYGVEFNDENVKQVTMGEWTWETGMNYDQINEFERIRDYGLLVVYSNWSWLKNFSAEKEKYNNRKLDWVAYVAGKRESRRLLGDHILREQDLTDFVIYPDASAPTTWTIDLHYPDPKNTEHFPENEFLSIAVHKPIHPYPIPYRCLYSRNIDNLFMAGRNISVTHVALGTIRVMRTTGIMGEVVGMAASVAAKNNTNPRGVYNNHLNELKKLMEKGVGKYDVEDMQNYNLGGSLGPKITTIDIPPYDKD; encoded by the coding sequence ATGAGAAAATACGGTGTAATTTTATTGTTCGCGATGGTGGCGAATGTGATAATCGCACAATCACCTTCTCTTTTGGTGGAAGCTGAGAATTTCAGTAAGAAAGGCGGTTGGGTGGTCGATCAACAGTTTATGGATCTGATGGGATCACCTTACCTGATGGCGCATGGAATGGGCATGCCGGTAGCCGATGCGGAAATATCTGTCGAATTTCCCTCAACCGGGAAATATGATGTATATGTCCGTACATTTAACTGGACTTCACCATGGTATGAGGGTGAGGGGCCGGGAAAATTCCAACTCAGGTTAAATGGGGAGAAAGTAGGATCGGTACTGGGTTGTACTGGGAATGAATGGTATTGGCAAAAAGCAGGAAAAGTAGATATTAGGAAAAAGGAAAATGTGATTACCCTGCAGGATTTGACCGGATTTAACGGTCGGGTGGATGCAATTTATTTTACGCAGGATAACATATCTCCTCCAAACGAACTGACAACTTTGGGTCATTTCAGAAAACAGATGCTGGATATACCCGAAGAACCGCAACAAGCGGGTGAATTTGATCTGGTGGTAGTAGGTGGCGGAGTGGCCGGAACCACAGCAGCCATATCTGCTGCAAGATTAGGATTAAAAGTCGCGTTAATCCAGGATCGGCCCGTACTTGGAGGAAACAACAGTTCGGAGGTGCGTGTGCATCTTGGGGGAAGAATTAAAGTAGAACCTTATCCGGCATTGGGTGATGTGGTCAAGGAAATCGGCCCTTCACGTGGGGGGAATGCCCAGCCGGCAGATTATTACGAGGATGAGAAAAAAATGCAGATGGTGCTGGCAGAAGAGAATATTTCGCTCTTTACCAATTATCGGGCATTTGCCGTCAAAACAGAAGGATCTTCTATTACCGAAGTGTACGCACGGCATATTGAAACCTCTGAAGAACTGTCCTTTACCGCTCCCCTGTTTGCAGATTGTACCGGCGACGGGACAATCGGGTTTCTTGCCGGAGCCGATTACGCGATGGGGCGAGAGTCCAGAGATGAGTTTGGGGAACCGACTGCTCCTGAAACACCGGATAAGATGACCATGGGATCATCTGTGCAATGGTATTCGGCAGAAGAAAAGCAACCTGTCGATTTTCCGGTATTCCAATACGGTGTGGAATTTAACGACGAAAATGTAAAACAAGTGACTATGGGTGAATGGACATGGGAAACCGGCATGAATTATGACCAGATCAATGAATTTGAACGGATCCGAGATTATGGTCTTTTGGTGGTCTATTCCAACTGGTCGTGGTTGAAGAATTTCAGTGCTGAGAAAGAGAAATATAACAATCGAAAATTAGACTGGGTCGCCTATGTCGCAGGTAAAAGAGAATCTCGCCGGTTACTTGGAGATCATATCCTGAGAGAACAGGATCTGACCGATTTTGTGATTTATCCCGATGCATCTGCACCCACTACATGGACAATTGACCTGCACTATCCGGATCCCAAAAACACGGAGCATTTCCCGGAAAATGAGTTCTTGTCTATTGCTGTGCATAAACCCATTCATCCTTATCCGATACCTTATCGCTGCCTTTATTCCCGGAATATCGACAACCTTTTCATGGCAGGAAGGAATATCAGTGTGACGCATGTTGCATTAGGAACTATAAGGGTAATGCGTACTACTGGTATAATGGGAGAAGTGGTAGGCATGGCAGCGTCGGTAGCTGCAAAGAACAATACAAATCCACGCGGTGTTTATAATAACCATCTCAATGAGTTGAAAAAGCTGATGGAAAAAGGTGTGGGTAAATATGATGTGGAGGATATGCAAAATTATAATCTAGGCGGATCATTGGGGCCAAAAATAACTACTATAGATATTCCTCCTTATGATAAGGATTAA